The following DNA comes from Papaver somniferum cultivar HN1 chromosome 4, ASM357369v1, whole genome shotgun sequence.
CTATCACTGCCAAATACCGTCGCACTTCTACGTAACTCTCACAACAACAAACTCGTCTATGCCACCAACTTCACTTCTTGCTTGGCCTTGCTTTCAACATTTCTTATTGTAAACTTTGGCTAAGTATACTTGTAGTGCTTCCCCAATGAACTAGCACTATATTAAGCAAAAAGAGACAATATTTTTGCTTAAACACCTCCTTCATTCATTACACTAGCCTTACATAAGAAACATAGGGACTCCTTCCCATTTACACCACTGCCAACACTCGTCCTTACTGAAAGAAAACAACTAAACCAAAGAAAATACACCAACACTAGTGTTCCATCTTCTAAGACCATAAGATCAGCAACACCCAACTTAAACTTCAAACCGAAAAAGCAAACAAATATGTGCTAAAGCCTCCATACTTCAGCAACCTTCCAGGTTCAGGCACTTGCAAACAATGCAAGGCCCCTGCTTCATACTTCTATCAATCACGGCGAACAAGGGATGCTAAGATCCATAGGATATCCAAATTCCTCATGAATCTCAGCCAAGCTTTCTTAAAAAGACCTTACAGGTGTAAATTTGCCCTGCCTTTGTCTCGCCTCATATCATATGGACTGACTTTCCTTACACCTTTCACGAACACAAGATGCACTAGGACTTTGTATGAAAATCCCGCCAAGGTGAGGCATCACTGTTGCCTCTGCTTCTTTGAAAAAGTTGTTAACAAGAATCATCTCAAAGTCATTGAGATGCATCACCATTACACTGATTTGGCCACACCATTCTCCAACTTCAACATTCTCCACAACCATCCCCTTGATTAGTTTGGCCACATCATTCACTGTCTTTATGCAGTGATCATCCTGATATACTTCCAAACCCAAATACTCTGCCATAGACAAACTCATAACAGTATGCGACGCACCTGTATCTGCCATGCCCCAAAGACGATGATTGTGTATGCCAACCTTCACATAAACCAGGACAGCGCCACTCATCCCATGTTGTACTGCTGCCGTTTGTGCTACTATGTTGCATAGTTGAATAGGATTAACATGCTCCACTTGATCAACTTCTTCTTTGTCGCCACTACCCTCAGTGACTATTGCGgacaatttttctttctttggacaATCACGCGCAAGGTGAGGACCCTTGCATAAGAAACAACCACCAGCTTTGTTCTTCGCAGCGAAACTATCATCCCTTTGATAGCTTTTATCCTTGGCCTCAGAACTTTTCTTATTCTCCTTGTCCTTACAATTCTAGTTCTTCTTATCCTTTCCCTTCATATTAGCATCATTTGAGGTACTGGCTGACCTAAAATCAGCAAGGTTGTCCACGATTGCAATGGACGAAGGTAGGTCTTTGACACCCTTCCTTCTTACTTCGGCCTGAGCCCATGCTTGCAAACCATATGTAAAATTAAACAAATTATCTTCCTCAGACATGTTGCGAATATCTATCATCAGAGACAAAAACTCTTTCACGTATTCTGTGTGCCGGTATGCCGCAGCTTATGCAAGTTCTCTCTGGATAGCCAAGCAACATTGCTTGGTAAGAATTGACtcttcaattcttctttcatGACATCCCATGTCACGATGCTTGGAAGACCAGCAGTAAGGTCATCATCAGTTCTAGTTCTCCACCATAATTTCACATCACCCTCCAGGTACATGCTAACGAGAGTAACTTTTTGTTCTTCCGGGGTTCTAGCGGCCTTGAAGTATTGGTCCATGTCCCACATGAAATTCTCGAATGCATTCGCATCTCGTGCGCCAGAAAATTCCTTAGGTTCTGGAACTTTAATCTTCGTAAAGTCACTGCCACTACCACCCGCAGTAGCTTGATCTGAACCAATTATACCCACCATTCGCCTTAAGATGCTTAACTCATCAgttagctctttcaaggctcctgTGAACATGGTCTTAACAGTAGTGATTTGGCCTTCCAAATCAACATGTTCTTAGTTGCTTCTTGGTTTGACTCCAGCATATCAGCAGCGTACTCATCAGGAGCCTGAATGCGAGCCAACACCGTTGTATTATAATTGGCATTGTTAGGATGGTGCACCTCATCGCCAATCTTGTCTTCCAAGTCCTCTACCCTGTCATTTAAGGCATCCAACGTACTCTTCTTAACATCCATTATCTCTAGTAACTTCAGCAACTAAACTCGAGCAAAAAAGAGAAAATCTTCCAAAACAAAGCTAAAACAGAGCAATATGTGCTCTGATACCCGAATTGTCACACCTGCAAATGCTTCAAGCAATTTTTCGCACAAGTATAACCCGTTCATACAGTGGAtcagtgatctcttatcacccactcgtatttcagccttataagtttacACCTATGCAAACAGCCAACTCTACCTTGAGTATGCAACGGAAGACTTACTTAGATTTTCTCTACCAACAATGTATCCCATACTACAAAGAGGTTCCTGCCATGTTTGCGCTTCACAGAAATTGGGGGAGTATTATCGAATCAACAGTATACCAAAGCCATATGCATAATCCAACAAACTCACTTTTATTAGCTTAAGGGGAAGATACAAAACTcgtccaaccaatggacttacaagcttattctctaagccTAACGCAGAATTTATTCTCTACTGCAAAGTGGTTCCTCAACACTTTAACTATTGAATAACactcatctacaagggttctgtggctatttataatgccaagaaccAGGGCCAATCTGTATGCAACTCTCTTGCACGCCCCATGAAAAACCATCTTTCCATGGGCCACAGTTCACTTTTTAACTGCTAACTTTAGTGCTGGCGTATAGAATAGCGCCACACTTGTTCCAGACGGTTAGGCTATGCCAAACTCGGTTATAAATCCACTTTATAACCGTCTATAACTTGCTCTTTCACTGtggcatgcgtgtgatgcacacacactcgCAACTGACAGCTTGCACTCAAGTCCGACAATCATTGTACTTCGCAACTTGGCCCTGCCAATGTTCGGCAATGATTGTGCTTCACTCACTTTTGGCCTACACCAAGTATCCGGCAATGGTTGCGCTTCATCCAACTTGCACTTCTGCTAAGTATTCATCAATGGTTGCACTTTATTCATTCCGCTACGAACTTAGCTCATTTGGATGCAAACATCCAAATATCATGCCAACTGAGTCTTGACTTGCTTAATTCAACTTcatgcttcatatgcatcacttgcattccTTTTGCCTGAGTAATTGATACAAATGGCGCGTTTGTCCCCGCCATTGTTGCATATGCATAGTCCAAGCCTTGGCCAAAGCTTAGGACCATGCcaaagtcatcccatgacttGCAATTCATTAtttattccttccttgagcttggccaactctgaataaggatatgcaacactatctCATAGTTGTTCCATATGCTAAGTAGCCTTTCTTGTCTCATCCATGTTGGCGCTACATCGTCGGCATGTGCAGCTCCATCTGTCAGGCTACATTCTCAGTAATGCGCAACTGTTGCGCTTAACTGTTGGGCCATGTCATACTAAGCCAGCTTGCTATTAATTTCAATTTGTCAGTAACTCAACTTGATGTTAGCAATGCTTTTCTACATGATGACCTAACATAGGATGTTTACCTGATCCAACCTCCTGGTTTTGTTGATCCAGACCATCCTAATTATGTGCGTAAACTTCATAAAGCTCTATATGGCCTCAAACAAGCTCTTAGAGCCTAGTATGAGAAATTACCCAATGTGTTGCTCTCTTTTGGCTTTACTACTTCTACTGCAGATTCTTCACTCTTTATTCAGAAGTATAATTCCAGACTTACTTTAGTTTTGATATATGTGGATGACATACTCATTACTGGCAGTTCTCGAGAGTATTGCTTTGAACTTAttactcatcttcaacaacattttCTTATCAAAGGAGGTCATCTTCATTATTTTTTAGGCTTGGAGATTAAGATAAATGATAATTGTTTGTTTATGCCACAAACTAAGTATGCTTTGGATCTGTTGGATAAATTTAATATGGGTGGAGCTAAACCATGTACTTATCTAGTTCCTGCTCATGGAAAGCTTGTAGCTTCTTCTAGTTCTTTACTTCCATATCCCACTCCTTACAGATCTTTAGTTAGTGCACTGCAATATTTAACATGGACTAGACCTGAGATTAGTTATGATGTCAATCAGGGATGTCAACATATGCAACAACCTACCTCTGATCATTTCATTGCATCCAAAAGGATACTTAGTATATTAAAGGAACATTGGATTATGGTATTCTGTTTAGCAAGGGACTTTCTGTAGTTCATGGTTTCagtgatgcagattgggctggaGATCCTGACATAATAAGGATTAATGGTGGTTATTGTATATTCTTTGGTTCTAATCCCATTTCCTGGTCAAGTAAAAAACAAGCATCAGTTGATAGATCATCCACTGAGGCTGAATTCAGAAGTCTGGCAAACTCTGCTGCTGAGGTGTTGTGGCTTTGCAAACTACTTCAAGAGTTACATATTCTTCTACCTACTTCACCAACTTTGATGTGTGATAATCAAAGTATTATATCTTACTCCTACAATCCGGTTTTCCACTCAAGAATGAAGCAGTTGGCTATTGGTTACAACTTTGTGCGCGAGCTAGTTCAATCCAAGGCTTTACAAGTCTCTTACATTTCTACAGTTGCTCAAGTTGCACATATATTTACCAAAGGTTTGGATGGTCCTAGGTTTGCACTGTTACGCAACAAGCTGAAGATGCTTCCTCTATCGGCACATATCATCTTGAGGGGGGATAATAACACCTAATTCAGTTTAGGGATAATAACACCTAATTTAGTTTACACTCAACTTACATCAGTCCATACTGGATACAACCTTTCCTCTACCAACACTTGTCTCTCACTCATTGGCTCTCTTCTTTTGTTCTCATTGGTCATTCTCTCGGCCTGTAATAAAACAATCATCTCTTTCTTGTAACTAATCAAGAACATCTTTAGTTATTGTATGTGTGTTAGTTTCTCTGCAACTGTTATATAATTTTCTTCATCAATGAATTACAGATTATTCAGTTCTACTAATGTATATACCTAAAGGCAAAATGTTGTTTCTTCAGGCTTTGCTTAGTGTTTGCTGTTTGGTACGATAACATTAGTCATAACTCAATTTTAAGATTTCTACTGACGAAATTGTTAAAATTGTTGGAAGGAATGAAAGCATGGCAAATACAACACCAATATATTACTAACGATATGACACGATAATCAGCTCAAGCGCACATAAAATACCAAGCATATAAACATGAAATTTTCTATCTTTCCAATTTATTACAGAAAATGCAAAGCGATCGACATGTACATACGTACATTCAACAATAGTTTTCTAGCTATGTTTCTGCAGAAGTTGACCAAACTGTGTCAAGAAATATGATAAAATCTGACAGTGATTTATAGTACCATATTTGCAatccaatgaagagctccattaaCAAACACTAGGTTGTTTTCCATTTAGACGACCGGACCATGtggaaaggttttttttttttttttgatcctttTCCATGAAGTAGATCATAATGTATAGATCTCAGCTCCAAAACAGGTTTCGCCATCGACAAAGTCCGTAAATTCAACCAACTTGTAATTAACGGTCAGCTTCCGCATCATAACCAAACTCAATATTAACCTACATGGATGCTTAAAAATCCTCttgggtgggtgggtggggggAATTTTCTTATATTCTTCGGTTGCAGGATTCCAAATAAAAAGTAATTCTTTTTTTAACTAAATTCTCCGCATAACCAAAATTAATTGTATGCTAAAACTAATTTTGGTTATGCGAAAAATTTAGTTTGGTAATGCTAAAGAATAATTACTTTTTTGAGCTATTTCGATCCAGCAACTAAAGATTATAAGAAAATTTCCTCAAGTGGATGGCGACGACAACCAAAACGAAAATAACATTAATGACATAGCGTCATACTCGTAGGTTTCTTGTCTTTTCTGACAATCATAAAAGATAATCTCCATATTGTTTTTCGGTATGCTTTGCTTAAGATGCATTCTTCACGACTCAATGAGAGACTTTACTAGTATTCTCTTCAAGATATCCATGAGTATTAAAGAGAGAAACTTTACTAGTAAGAGaggcaaaaaaaaacaaacttaaaTCTTAATAAGAGAGGCTTTACTAGTAACCTCTTCAAGATATCCATGATTATTACCTTAGTTGGAATCGAGCTCGTGAATTTTCACCGCACGGATATATAAACATATATCCAGCAGTGATCACCGTCTCCATAAAGTTACATGCccatattaaaactaaataaaCCGCAGAATGAAAACTTATTTGGCTGCATAAACACAATCAGTCGAGTAATTTCtattgaaagaagaaaaaactatCGTCATGTtactagttaaaaaaaaaaaatattgtcggttaaaagaaaagataaatgcGTCTGCCAGTAATTTCTATTGAAAGAAGAAAAAGCTATCGTCATGTtactagttcaaaaaaaaaatattgtcggttaaaaaaaaagataaatgcGTCTGCCAGAGTCGAACCCGGGTCTATTGCTTGGAAGGCAATTATCCTAACCGTTGGACTACAAACGCGGTTATTGACCTGAATCAGCAATTAATATATCTAGCCATTTTTAAACATCTATATTAATATTAAAAAAGGAAATTCTTATTCTTAAATCGAACGGACAGAATTGATGAAAGTGGTTCATATTTATTTCCattaaaatcaaaacaaacaaaaataacaaccagatttttgaagaacaaaaaccctaaataaaaacactttctcttcttcttctatccCCAAATTTTCAAAATCCCAGGTAATAATGAAGCGGTCAAAACAATCTGATCCAACTCCTGATACTAACGACAATGTTGTAAGTCTTTCCTCCTTAAACCCTAGTTTCAATTTCCTCTCTTTCCCTCTTTGAGCTTCAAAATCAGGGCTTTTTTTTTAGCTCAAAATAGTTTTGAATTCATGTTTTGAAAGTGAAATACTAATAATTAGGTTAATGGGTTTGTGaaagatttgatttttatttgaattttacAGTTAAAGAATGCTTTTTTAGTATTTCTATGTGAGGGGAAGAGGAGATAGATTGTTGAGCTGTttttttgattgttttgatagtAATAGACTTGTAAAACTTCAATTTGTTCGCAGTTCAAGGCTAAAAGAATAATAGCAGGATCCCCTTTTGATTCAAACAGGAAGGAACAACCATCATGGGAAACAAAATTAGATGTAAAGAGAGCTGAAGAATCTCAGCTGCAAGTCAGAGCTTTAAACAAGCAATTTGCCAGGTTTTGTAATTTGTCCCCATCCTCGTGATTGTGTTTTTTCAGTGTCAACCGATATCATAGTAATGTGTGTTTATTGTGCATGAGCAGTTGGGTTCAGTTGCAATTACAACATCATCCGGATGAGCTTTGGCAAGATGGTGTCCAAGACTATCTTACTCATGCGACGGGCATTATGGTACAATCTCAACCATTCCTCGTGGCTTTTTAACAGTTACCGTTAGGAAGTTCACTTGTTCGAATTTACCGAAATCTGATAATTTGCAAAAGTATCGATGGTTCTTTTGAAGCTTGAAAGTTATTGCAGCTAATTCGTTAGCTTGGTATACTTGTTGACTTGTTGTAGCTACTAACTTCGTAGCTACTAGCTTTATTGCATATGTCTACTTTGAAGAGTTATGGTGATATAATTTATGCATCCATCAGTGGATATTGGTTATTTTACATTAGATGCATAACTCATTAGCGTACTAGGGAGACTACATTTGACTATTACACCGAACTAGGTGATACCTTGAAAACTAACTACTACCATTGTTTTGGGTCATGTATTTGCTCAGATTGCAAAACAGTGACAATATTATGCAATGTTAGGGTAAGTTAGAATGACGCTAAGGATGTGCGTGTAGATGAAACTATAACAGGTTCTGCTCTTGACAAGTTTTCAAATATCTGATTAAAGCTGTGTTGCAACGATACGGATACGGTATCGGATACAAGATACCAATACgctactatgatacaccaacTTGAAAAACTAAAATACGTCGATACGGCTTTCTCAATATTGATCAGTAGTTTAAtataaatatattatatataagaTAGAAACTTAACAAAATACATACATGTGTTTGCATGATTAAAGTATACTAATATCAATAAAGTGATTGGCCCAATATATTAACTTTGCTTACCCTGAATAGATTTCAAATAaatgcaacaacaaaaaataattatgagTTGCACAAAACTGATGAGTTTTTTGTCAAGTCTCTTTATACTGATTTTGGCTCTTTACTTAGTTACATGAGCTGTGCTTATTTCCATATTATGCTGACTTTTTCTTCCGTCTTGTTTATCTCTATTACTTCTTTATAGGAGAAATACAGTGACATTGTTGCTTGGATAAAAGCAAATGCAGCAAAAGGAGAAAATGTAACTAGCGCTGTGTCACATGGCACAGAGAATAAATCGATACCTGAAGTGAAAAGTCCTGAATTAAagttcccttctaataataatagTGTGTTTGGAACTAGTAGTGCATTCGGGAATAGTAGTGCATTTGGCAATAATAGTGTGTTCGGCAACAACAATGTTTTTGGCAGTGATAGAAAGTTGGTGCCTGAAGCAAAGAAAAATGAAGTAAAGTTCCAGTCTAATAATAATAGTGGGTTTGGTCCAGCGGGTTCAACCTTTGGCACTGACAATAAATTGGCTCCTGAAACAAAGAATAATGAAGTGAAGTTCCAGAGTGGGTTTGGTGTGGCGGGGTCAACCTTTGGCACTGATAATAAATTAGTGCCTGAAGCAAAGAATAATGAAGTGAAGTTCCAGACTGATAAGAATAGCGTGTTTGGTCTAGCAGGATCAAACTTTGGCAGTGATAAAAAATCGGTGCCTGAAGCAAAGTTCCAGCCAAATAACAACAGTGTGTTTGGTCTATCGGGGTCAGCCTTAGGCAGTGATAAAAAATTGGTTCCTGAAGCAAAGAATCATGAAGCGAAGTTCCTGCCTAATAGCAACAGTGTGTTTGGTCTAACGGGGTCAGCCTTTGGGACTGATAAGAAGTTGGTGCCTGAAGCAAAGAATACTGAAGTGAAATTCCAGTCTAATAACAATAGTGTGTTTGGTCTATCGGGGTCAAGCTTTTCGCAAGGGACTGAAAAAAAATTGGTGCCGGAAGGAAAAGATAATGAAGTCAAGTTTCAACTAAATAACACTAGTGTTTTTGGTCAAGGGGGTTCAAATGCAAGCTATGCAAGTCCTTGGGGTTCCAGCCAGATGTCAAACAACTCGTCACCTGTCGTGTTTGGTAAGTGTTTATTATGTCTCACTTGAAAACAAACATGTTAGTTAGCTTGACTCTAGTATGTATGATTAGTGAACATTAGATATTGAAATGGGTAAATAAAGTGTAGAGAAATAAACACTGGGATGAAAGTAAACGAATTCCAGTGTGGGTGATAAACAAGAATATATGTTGCTTTGATTTTGTGATGAAACATCAACCTAAGTATGCCTCTTTTACGAGTACCTAAAGGTGTATTTTTATTGCTCTTTCAGGGGGGAGTCAAACTCCGCTTTCTGTAAATCGTCAAGCTTCAGATGATGCAGATGCTGGTGAGACTTCTATCTCTATTATGAAACTGTGGTTCTTTATTGCTTAGAATGTTATCATTTAATTTGCTTTTTGGTGGAAACTCTAAACTAGCCACCTTTTGGTGCTTTGATACAAAGTGCACCTTAGTTCATTTTAAACCGAAAGTGCATATTTCATCATGTTGTACACATAACAGCATTAGGACAAATAAAGTATTAAGTACTTATACCCCGGTGAATTTTGGGGATTGTATTCTCTCTGGTATCTGTGCCAGGTTATTAAAAATTACCTCACATACCATGCTAAATATTAATGACCCGTGTTCTAAACACCTTTCCAGGAAATGGAATATGTAGCAGGTGTAGCGACTTCTTGGTTATTTGCTTTAGAATTACAGTGTTATACTAAATGAATGCTGGAAACATGAAACAGTTAATCAGACCTTCACATTTATAATCTGTATGAAGTTGTTTGTCTTAGACCAGTCAAACTAAAAGTTACTAGCATGAATTGTTGTTGACATTAGTTATTTGTCTTAGTATTATACGTAATCACTGATGATCTGTTTTTTTGAGCTCTTCATATTTCTGGACAATCTGTGTGCTTGGCTTGGAAGTCGAATTTAGTCCCATTTAACAGTGTTTCTTTTTTGGTAACCAGAGGTTTTTTGATGAATACCTCGGGTAATTACCACCATGATCTTTTTATGCTTCTAATGTTTGCATTCCTTGGCAAAAGTTTGGGTGTACACATTTGAGAGGCCTACTGGGAAGATGCATCCTTAGCTAAATACAACTAGCAAGAACTGGTTTTATAAACACAGCAATATGCTATCTTTTTCTCGAGATGTATAAATGTTGGTTCTAGAATGTGAGTTTGTTTGCTAGGTACACACCGAGTTTCATTTACGTGTCTTTGATAATCTGCATCTGAATCTTTTTTGTAATGATCAGAAGATGAAGTGGAGCAACCTAGCAGCCCGTCAGTTAAGAAGACTGAAGAAAAGGGTATCAAAATAGTATATGAACTCAAATGCAAGCTGTATGTAAAGGTCTGTTTCCTTGAAACTTAGTACTTAAGTTGTTTGCAGCAttgatttttttattaatattgactCATGTGGTTTTACAATAGCTTTTTGATCTTGGTTTTCCTTTGGTGTTGGCTAAAAATACAATTTACTTAGCTGCAAAtaccctaaacatttaagaagATAGACCTTGAGCATTGTCCACTGAGTTTAATTTTTTGCTACTGTTGTTAATTATTGTTGCTTAAATCAAGCTTTATCTTTACTTATTTGTACAGTCAACCGATCCTGCTGATAAAGGATCTTGGAAAGACAAAGGTGTGGGTCAGCTTTCCATCAGATGCAAAGAAGGTGTTAGTAAAGCTACTAAAGAGTCAAAGCCAACAATCATTGTTCGGAATGATGTACGTCTTTGTTTTTGTCATTTTCAATATTCACGGATGATTTTGCTTTGACTGGAATAAGAAAATTCTACTGTATATCATATGCGTAGATGATATTAGCTTAGCGCTGGAGTAGGAAAATCTTAATCACTATTAAACTCCTTGTTTAATGCTGGCAACTTCATTTCCCCCCCTGGTCTTTGAGCAGAACTGGTATTTCTCATTGTCTATGTGGGTGCAGGTGGGGAAGGTATTGCTCAATGCTTTGTTATATCCAGGGATCAAAACAAATAAGCAAAAAACTGCCATTGTTGCGATATTCCATACTTCGGTAATACTTCTTGAAGCTTGTATTTAATGACTGCATTTTGTTAGAGTAATGCTGGTATTTCAAATTGTTGTAAAGCTAGAAAGTTACGGTGCTGGTTTTAGTTGATAATTGCATAATattcaatctgtctcccatatgcATGTAGAGTTTCCGTAGTAGTAGCCTCTTTCTGACTTCATAATAACTCTGAGGGATTTCTTTGGATCCAACAGGTTGAAACAGATGGGAACAGCAAAGTTTTAGCTCAGACCTATTTATTAAGGACGAAATCAGAGGCCGACAGAGACAAACTAGCATCAATGATACAAGAATATGCTCCAGCAGCCTAAGGTTGTCATTAAAGGCCGTCATTAAAGTGTGTTCTATTATGTACACTTGAGCTAGAAATAATGCGATGTTGTAAAATGGGTATCTGAACAGATTTTATGTTCTATTTGGTTTCgtcatttttgtttatttattcaGTTTGGAATATCTGAAATTATTCTGTAAactattttcttttttcatttaatGGAAtttctcgttttttttttcttttttttttttttttttttttttttgaaaaagaggaTAAACCTAAGTACATTGATATAAAGTTTCCATGAATTCCATCACTGAAATTAAGGATCATCATTACATATTCATTATGTTCCTGAATGTTTAAATAAGTTAAAAGAGCCCCTAGGCTATGATCTACCCAATTATGTTTGATTGCATATTTATTACAAAAAACCAGATAGTTTTGCTACCCAAATAACATCTACTCTCGTAACTAAACTGAATATCAAATTTTTTGGGGTTTTGTCTGCGCGCTTTTGCATACATTCCTACCAGCAACATCAGAGTTGGTTCTGAATCAATCCTGAAAGAAACTCTATAACCACTCCAACATGTTGTCCATTGGAAAGCTGCCAGCTCCAGCCTCTCTAGCTCTTCTTTGGTTGTACAGTCGGCAAAGAGACCTCTAGCTTCTCTAACTGTACATGTATGATCAGTCacttttttccattttatttctACTGTTTGGGTTTGTGACCAATTCCAGCTTTAGCTGTAGAATCCATCATAGTCAGAACAATGTTAATATATAGCACCGTATGTCTTTTACCTCCCTCATCAGGGTATCTAATGATCTGGAGAACAACATCATTTCGAGAATTGTAATATAGGTCTTCCATTATATTATGACCTGAAGTGTTTACGGTGTTATAGCTATTCATGAATTGTATTATATTATTTGCAGTCATACCATtgttttttcctttcctttttaaaaacaacatcacaccttgctttccatatgaaccaaattATAATGCTATATAAAACATGCCAATCTATATCATAATCTCCCCTTTCTGGGTTTACAAAACAATTAGTTAACCAATCATGGAAGTTAGCTGTTCCATTTCTAAGGAAATTCATGTCAAAGTTAAAATGCATCCATACCTGGGAGGTGTAGTTGCAATGCATGAACAAATGAGTCAACTTTTCTGGACTATCATTACAAAGTTTACATGTTGTATGAATGTCAGGGATAACGGCTGCCACTCTCATACTATTGGGAAGTATAGAGTGAACTGCCGTCCAAATGAAATTCTTAACAGCTGGAGTAGTTTCCATCCTCCATATTTGATTCCATTTAGTATCAACATTTCCATTATAGTTTAAATGATTGTAAAGAGATGTTACAGAAAACATACCTTTGTTGTTTAAGGTCCATCTTGGTGTGTCTGTCTTATCTTCTATTGGTattctaattttctttattttttctattGTTTGATTATCAAAAAAAGTGACCAGTTTATAAAGATCCCAGGATTTATGATCAGTTATCAGATCACTGACTTTTTGAAGTTTCCCTGAGCTTGTGTTAGGTTTCATAAGAGTTATTTCAGTGTCCGGGATCCAAAAATCATCCCATATGTGAATGTTTCTGCCATTTCCTAATTCCCAGTAACAACATTTCTTAATTTGATCAATACCCATTAACATCTCTTTCCATATCCCAGTATCATTCCTATTTGGTTTGCTATAAATATGAAGTATGTCACACATATGATAGTATTTGGCTTTCATAGTGGCAAAAAGGGATTTAGGATTCCTACTTAGGTTCCATCCCATTCTGGCTATCATTgctagat
Coding sequences within:
- the LOC113276239 gene encoding uncharacterized protein LOC113276239 isoform X1; the protein is MKRSKQSDPTPDTNDNVFKAKRIIAGSPFDSNRKEQPSWETKLDVKRAEESQLQVRALNKQFASWVQLQLQHHPDELWQDGVQDYLTHATGIMEKYSDIVAWIKANAAKGENVTSAVSHGTENKSIPEVKSPELKFPSNNNSVFGTSSAFGNSSAFGNNSVFGNNNVFGSDRKLVPEAKKNEVKFQSNNNSGFGPAGSTFGTDNKLAPETKNNEVKFQSGFGVAGSTFGTDNKLVPEAKNNEVKFQTDKNSVFGLAGSNFGSDKKSVPEAKFQPNNNSVFGLSGSALGSDKKLVPEAKNHEAKFLPNSNSVFGLTGSAFGTDKKLVPEAKNTEVKFQSNNNSVFGLSGSSFSQGTEKKLVPEGKDNEVKFQLNNTSVFGQGGSNASYASPWGSSQMSNNSSPVVFGGSQTPLSVNRQASDDADAEDEVEQPSSPSVKKTEEKGIKIVYELKCKLYVKSTDPADKGSWKDKGVGQLSIRCKEGVSKATKESKPTIIVRNDVGKVLLNALLYPGIKTNKQKTAIVAIFHTSVETDGNSKVLAQTYLLRTKSEADRDKLASMIQEYAPAA
- the LOC113276239 gene encoding uncharacterized protein LOC113276239 isoform X2, translated to MKRSKQSDPTPDTNDNVFKAKRIIAGSPFDSNRKEQPSWETKLDVKRAEESQLQVRALNKQFASWVQLQLQHHPDELWQDGVQDYLTHATGIMEKYSDIVAWIKANAAKGENVTSAVSHGTENKSIPEVKSPELKFPSNNNSVFGTSSAFGNSSAFGNNSVFGNNNVFGSDRKLVPEAKKNEVKFQSNNNSGFGPAGSTFGTDNKLAPETKNNEVKFQSGFGVAGSTFGTDNKLVPEAKNNEVKFQTDKNSVFGLAGSNFGSDKKSVPEAKFQPNNNSVFGLSGSALGSDKKLVPEAKNHEAKFLPNSNSVFGLTGSAFGTDKKLVPEAKNTEVKFQSNNNSVFGLSGSSFSQGTEKKLVPEGKDNEVKFQLNNTSVFGQGGSNASYASPWGSSQMSNNSSPVVFGGSQTPLSVNRQASDDADADEVEQPSSPSVKKTEEKGIKIVYELKCKLYVKSTDPADKGSWKDKGVGQLSIRCKEGVSKATKESKPTIIVRNDVGKVLLNALLYPGIKTNKQKTAIVAIFHTSVETDGNSKVLAQTYLLRTKSEADRDKLASMIQEYAPAA